A stretch of the Capsicum annuum cultivar UCD-10X-F1 chromosome 8, UCD10Xv1.1, whole genome shotgun sequence genome encodes the following:
- the LOC107839444 gene encoding F-box protein At5g49610: protein MDRGKSSGRSLAAQNNKIYMDLKDIIREHSLSFLPAKSLSRFNAVCRDWRFQISSPFFAHSQSFYCRGTSGFFLQTPWGSPSLIPIDPSCCGVPDPLLKFLPEPVDIRSSSNGLLCCQGREGDKVYYICNPVTQQWKKLPESNVNHGPDPAIMLVFEPSLLNFVAEYKIICAFPSTDFGDAIEFDIYSSKENTWEVAGEIHFGATGRPMPKSGVHVNGVAYWMTITGGILAFNPTKERSQLIPNYDPHVILGNYSGKLCRANVSGNSITLLTLDNIHSNTMEMGSRAQMWAQKHRVVLDSKIVGDVSGLYSILHVDSDILAVQKGGKAFLYDFKSRATKCLPDGFHNVRCLPYVNSLVYL, encoded by the coding sequence ATGGATCGTGGAAAAAGTTCAGGCAGATCTCTTGCTGCACAGAATAACAAGATTTATATGGATCTTAAGGACATCATCAGGGAACATTCTCTTTCCTTTCTTCCTGCCAAATCACTTTCCAGATTCAATGCTGTTTGTAGGGACTGGAGATTCCAGATCTCGAGTCCATTTTTTGCCCACAGTCAGTCATTTTATTGTCGTGGTACTTCTGGCTTCTTTCTCCAGACACCCTGGGGTTCTCCTTCTCTCATACCCATCGACCCAAGCTGTTGTGGGGTGCCAGATCCACTCCTCAAGTTTTTGCCTGAGCCCGTTGACATTAGGTCCTCCTCTAATGGACTGCTTTGCTGCCAAGGTCGTGAAGGGGACAAGGTCTACTACATATGTAATCCTGTTACTCAGCAGTGGAAGAAACTTCCAGAATCAAATGTGAATCATGGACCAGATCCGGCAATTATGCTCGTATTTGAACCATCATTGCTCAACTTTGTAGCTGAGTACAAAATTATATGCGCTTTTCCATCCACAGATTTTGGTGATGCGATTGAGTTTGATATATATTCCTCCAAAGAGAATACTTGGGAAGTTGCTGGGGAGATCCATTTTGGAGCTACAGGACGACCTATGCCAAAATCAGGGGTTCATGTGAATGGCGTTGCTTACTGGATGACAATTACTGGTGGTATTCTTGCTTTTAATCCAACAAAGGAGAGGTCACAACTCATTCCAAACTATGATCCTCATGTGATTTTGGGGAACTATAGCGGAAAGCTTTGTAGAGCTAATGTGTCCGGTAATTCAATCACTTTACTCACTTTGGATAATATCCACTCAAATACAATGGAAATGGGAAGCCGAGCCCAAATGTGGGCACAAAAACATCGGGTTGTTCTTGACAGTAAAATTGTCGGGGATGTATCTGGGCTCTACTCAATTTTACATGTTGACAGTGATATATTGGCTGTTCAGAAAGGAGGAAAAGCTTTTTTATATGACTTCAAGTCCCGTGCAACAAAATGCCTTCCGGATGGATTTCATAATGTGAGATGCTTGCCCTATGTGAACAGCTTAGTCTACCTCTAA